A region from the Candidatus Limnocylindrales bacterium genome encodes:
- the tsaA gene encoding tRNA (N6-threonylcarbamoyladenosine(37)-N6)-methyltransferase TrmO encodes MLPTIAELRIVGLARTPWTRREDAPHQPSAVPDSFGTLEIEQEYREALADLGSFERIWILFLFDRSRGWSATVKPPRGGPRRGVFATRAPNRPSQIGLSNVAVREVRQTEGLVHVHGIDLLDGTPILDIKPYLAGIDAHPHAGNGWLQPYLDAGIEPRLKKPYRPPR; translated from the coding sequence ATGCTGCCAACGATCGCTGAGCTGCGCATCGTCGGCCTGGCGCGCACGCCCTGGACGCGGCGCGAGGACGCGCCTCATCAGCCCTCGGCCGTGCCCGACAGCTTCGGCACGCTGGAGATCGAGCAGGAGTACCGTGAGGCACTGGCGGATCTCGGCAGCTTCGAGCGCATCTGGATCCTCTTCCTGTTCGATCGCAGCCGCGGCTGGAGCGCCACTGTCAAGCCGCCGCGCGGTGGGCCCAGACGCGGTGTGTTCGCGACGCGCGCGCCCAACCGTCCCTCGCAGATCGGGCTGAGCAACGTCGCCGTGCGCGAGGTGCGGCAGACCGAAGGCCTCGTGCACGTGCACGGCATCGACCTGCTCGATGGCACGCCCATTCTCGACATCAAGCCCTACCTCGCCGGCATCGACGCCCATCCGCATGCCGGCAACGGCTGGCTGCAGCCGTACCTGGACGCCGGCATCGAGCCGCGCCTGAAGAAGCCCTACCGTCCTCCGCGCTGA
- a CDS encoding TetR/AcrR family transcriptional regulator — MSESARKRVPRDVREAAILEAALKAFSEDGYAGASLKRIATDAGLASPQLLAWYFPSKRDLYLRTMLRYAAVFADLHVGLEEWEADPEQYLHRMAERFLSGFRDPSVRMAYRLILRSPHANTNRHVTEYRPENIYVVLERYLKRQMDAGKLVRQNPTLAAASFVSLLWGHATARLFPMLTPPPPSDEEWAQHCVQLFLRGMLPR; from the coding sequence GTGAGCGAATCGGCTCGCAAGCGCGTCCCGCGCGACGTCCGCGAAGCAGCGATCCTGGAAGCAGCCCTCAAGGCCTTCTCCGAGGACGGCTATGCCGGCGCCAGCCTCAAGCGCATCGCCACCGATGCGGGCCTGGCATCGCCTCAGCTGCTGGCCTGGTACTTTCCCTCCAAGCGCGACCTCTACCTGCGAACGATGCTGCGCTATGCCGCGGTATTCGCCGACCTGCACGTGGGTCTGGAGGAGTGGGAGGCCGATCCGGAGCAGTACCTGCATCGCATGGCGGAGCGCTTCCTCAGCGGCTTTCGCGACCCGAGCGTGCGCATGGCGTACCGCCTCATCCTTCGTTCTCCGCACGCCAACACGAATCGGCACGTGACCGAATACCGACCCGAGAACATCTACGTGGTGCTGGAGCGTTATCTGAAGCGGCAGATGGACGCCGGCAAGCTCGTTCGGCAAAACCCGACGCTGGCCGCGGCGTCGTTCGTCTCGTTGCTATGGGGCCATGCCACGGCGCGCCTGTTCCCGATGCTGACGCCGCCGCCGCCGTCCGACGAGGAGTGGGCCCAGCACTGCGTGCAGCTGTTCCTGCGTGGCATGCTGCCGCGCTGA